One Halalkalicoccus sp. NIPERK01 DNA window includes the following coding sequences:
- a CDS encoding DUF5615 family PIN-like protein, whose amino-acid sequence MEDVNHLDRCRRDGLVVLTNDDDFVRLARDRSHAGIVYYERQTLAPKEFLRAIRQIDGFFTPDEMRGHIEWLDGWL is encoded by the coding sequence ATCGAAGACGTCAACCACCTCGATCGCTGCCGACGTGATGGACTCGTCGTTCTCACCAACGACGACGATTTCGTCCGGCTCGCACGGGACCGCTCACACGCCGGAATCGTCTACTACGAGCGACAGACGCTCGCTCCCAAGGAGTTCCTGCGTGCGATCAGACAGATCGACGGGTTCTTCACTCCGGACGAGATGCGAGGTCACATCGAGTGGCTGGACGGCTGGCTGTGA
- a CDS encoding DUF433 domain-containing protein, with the protein MTEIVRTEGVLGGKARLDGRRISVFQIGEMIVDSDYSPEYIADQLDISLAEVHTALAYYYDHPEEMDAIRQRRRETVERLKTQSKAPDAAIQ; encoded by the coding sequence ATGACCGAGATCGTCCGAACCGAGGGTGTACTCGGCGGGAAAGCCCGTCTCGACGGACGACGTATCTCCGTCTTCCAGATCGGGGAGATGATCGTCGACAGCGACTACTCGCCGGAGTACATCGCCGATCAGCTCGACATCTCCCTGGCCGAGGTCCACACGGCGCTCGCGTACTACTACGATCACCCCGAGGAGATGGACGCGATCAGGCAGCGCCGTCGCGAGACGGTCGAGCGGTTGAAAACGCAGTCGAAAGCGCCGGACGCCGCGATACAGTAG
- a CDS encoding MBL fold metallo-hydrolase has translation MALDSRVYRLVDDPSNVYLVDDGDLTLVDAGVPGSAKPIRDGIRALGHAVVDVDRVLLTHYDYDHVGALASLGLDAPIHAGEPDATYVTGAAKPPLSNAKGLMQRVLGRNLDFPDLTSLPVTDDEEIGDFRAYRTPGHTAGHTVYLHSGFDIAFLGDCVRESEHTLQPMPGWLCADSDRNHESIKKLSERTPTFDYGAPGHGDPITAGASAVLRRVAAGL, from the coding sequence ATGGCACTCGACAGCCGCGTCTATCGCCTCGTCGACGACCCCTCGAACGTCTACCTCGTCGACGACGGCGACCTCACGCTCGTCGACGCCGGGGTTCCGGGGAGCGCGAAGCCGATCCGCGACGGGATCCGCGCGCTCGGTCACGCCGTCGTCGACGTGGATCGCGTACTCCTCACCCACTACGACTACGACCACGTCGGCGCGCTCGCCTCCCTCGGCCTCGACGCCCCGATCCACGCGGGCGAACCCGACGCGACCTACGTGACGGGGGCGGCGAAGCCGCCGCTCTCGAACGCGAAGGGGCTCATGCAGCGCGTTCTGGGTCGAAACCTCGATTTCCCCGACCTCACGTCGCTTCCGGTGACCGACGACGAGGAGATCGGCGACTTCCGGGCCTACCGCACGCCGGGTCACACCGCCGGCCACACGGTCTACCTCCACTCCGGGTTCGACATCGCCTTCCTCGGGGACTGCGTCCGGGAGAGCGAACACACCCTCCAGCCCATGCCGGGCTGGCTGTGTGCGGATTCCGATCGAAACCACGAGAGCATCAAGAAGCTGTCCGAGCGAACGCCGACGTTCGACTACGGCGCGCCGGGCCACGGCGACCCCATCACCGCGGGCGCGAGTGCCGTCCTCCGACGGGTTGCGGCCGGACTGTAA